Below is a genomic region from Triticum dicoccoides isolate Atlit2015 ecotype Zavitan chromosome 5A, WEW_v2.0, whole genome shotgun sequence.
TATGCTGCATCTATTCTTACAGTGGCCGAGGATTATGGCGATGTTTATATGATCCAAGCTCACTAGTTTTGATCACCGCTGGGTTTGATTCTGCAATCAAAGTGCACCACCTATGTAACTCCTCTTTTCATGACATATTGGAAGAAAACGTGGCCCCGGATGGTCTGAAATATGATTCTGAGGTGTTTGAAATATCTTCTCCTATAGTATCAGGACAGCATGGTGCCTTGGATAGGTATGGTGGTGTGCTTCCGTGTTTTCTTGTATTATCTACATTTTTCATTGTGATATAATGTGAGTGATTGTTTTTTCGTTTATCACAGCAAAAGCGAATATGTCCGATGCTTACATTTTGTGCAAGAAAATGTTCTCTATGTTGCCACAAACAATGGATATCTGCATCATGCTGAGCTCTCTGATACAAAAGATCCAAGATGGACTGAGGTTATTCAGGTCACTGAGAAAGCGCCAATTATATGTATGGATGTAATGACAGTGTGCTCAGACATTTCTTTGGATAAGGAGGATATAATTGCCCTTGGAGACGGTCGTGGAAATGTTACTATCGTCCGTTTAAGCAGTCCCAGTCTTGAACCTAAAATAGACTTATCTTTTACCTGGCCAGCTGAAAAAGATAGGCAACTGCTAGGACTATACTGGTGCAAGTCACTTGAATGTAGGTATGTCGATTATATCCTATTTACTTTCTGGTTAGCAGGTAATTATTGTTCTCAACAGTTTTCCTTCTTTTTCCCTTGCAGCCACATTTTCACAGCTGATCCTAGAGGCACTCTTAAGTTATGGAACATAAGGAATGCCCTTCTCTCAAATGGCCATGGGATTACTACAACTCAGGAAGCTTCACTTATTGCAATGCTTGAATCTCCCTTTGGGGCTCGAATCATGTGTTTAGATGTATCACTTCAGGATGAGGTAATTCTTATAAACTTGCTCTGTTTCTCACTGAATGCAAAACCTTAATAGCGGCTTATATAATATTTCACGCGAATATCAGACGTTTATAGTTATGACTATGGGAACACTAATTGTTTATAGAATACCAGTGCCTGATGTTCTAACTATCAGAAGAAGAGAAATGTTACAGTTTGCTGCAAAGAATAATATATTTTGTTCTCTGATGTAAAGAAAAACTTGCATGTTATTTTCTATGCAGATCCTTATAACAGGTGATAAGAAGGGTAACATCGCTGCCTTTCCTTTTCATAAAACATTGGCATCACATGACAGCAGTGAGGCACAACAGAAGATACCTTTGCGTGACTGTTTTAAAGGAGCTCATGGCATTTCTAGTGTCACAAGTGTTCAGATAATCACCTCAGCTTCGGACCATATTGAAATCCACACTGTATGTACAGAGTTTTGTTGTTGTTCCTTTTATTAAAGACATTAGCTTGGCCTGACATAAACTCCTCTCCTCTGAACATTTTACAGACTGGGGGAGACGGCTGTATTTGCTTCTTCAAGTATGGGAGAAATGTCAAAAACGTTGAATTTGTTGGAATGAGACAATTGAAAGAATTAGGCACCATTCAATCCATCTATGCAAATCATGCCTCTGGTAACCAATTGGTTGGTACCTATGCAATAGGTTTCACCTCTGCGGATTTTATCATTTGGGACCTTGAAAATGATACAAAGGTAAGACATACTGGATAAACTGGACAGTTGGGAATTTGAATTTGGCAACGGTTGTGCTAATCTGTTAATTCTGGATTTGTTTGCCCTTCTATAGCTGGTTCAAATATCCTGCGGAGGATGGCGGCGCCCTTACTCTTATTATCTTGGGACAGTCCCTGAGTATCAAAACTGTTTCGCCTTCGTGAAGGTTTGCTGCCCAGCCCTTGCTTAACGATGTTTGTGGAAGTGTTTTCTTCACTGGTGTTCTGTGCAAATTTACACACCTCATGAGAATTGATTTCCTAGCAGGACCACAGTATTCATGTCCACAGACACTGGGCACCAGCTCAAGATAGGAAGCTGCTTCCTCAAGTTTTTCATACCCAGTTCCATGGAAGAGAAGTGCATTCTCTTTGCTTCATAGATCCAGCAAGCTATTCACATCCTGAGAAAAGTACAGATTTGTGGATTGCAACCGGGTGTGAAGATGGAACCGTCCGGCTTACAGGGTAAATAAGTCATTATTGACACATAATAACAAACGAGGTTTAAATCAAATATACCTGTTCATTTCAGGTTCTGTTATGAACCATATGATATATGTTGTTCTTGATTTTTGTTACAGGTACTCAGCTAGTAGTGCTGGAAGATGGTGCTCATCCAAGCTGCTTGGGGAGCATGTTGGCGGGTCAGCTGTGAGAGATACGTGTTTTATCCCAAAAACATACACATTAGCAGATAAATCGCTTAACTCTAGTGTCAGTTCTGCCGACATTTGGGTCGAAAACAAGGACACCACTTACATATTGATATCTGTTGGATCAAAGCAAGTTCTTACGGCTTGGATTCTAGAACCTAGGATTTCAGAGAACAACAAACACGTGTGTTCAAGTGATCTGGATTTAGACACCAAGCAAAGCTCTGAATGCTCAGACAATAGTGATTCAGCCGTTACATTTCAGTGGCTTTCTACCCACATGCCACCAAAGCTTGGCACCAAGAGGTTGAAAGCTGATCATGTAAAGCTGAACTTCGAGGAAGGCGGGAAAGGAAATTCCTCTGCTCAACACAACCTGGCTATTATGGAACAGATGGAAAATGATTGGCGTTACCTTTCTGTAACAGCATTTCTTTTGAAACATCCGGCTACCGAGTAAGATTTGACACTACTCTTGTGAATTGCTCACAAATATAGGGTCTATGGTATTTTCTGTTTCAGCTCTTGCGAGAAATATATCTCATGAATCGCTCACAAATATAGGGTCTAGGGCATTCTCTGTTTCAGCTCTTGCAAGAAATGACTCATGAGTTGCTCACAAATATAGGGTCTAGAATACTTTCTTTAGCTTTTGCAAGAAATAAGGGTAATCTAAGCTCTTTATTTTGTGCCAGGTTGACAGTTTGTTTTGTGGTTGTTGCTTGCTCTGATGCAACAGTTATTGTCCGTGCGCTTCTTTTGCCTTCTCGGCTATGGTAAGCAACATGAAATTTCTGAAGCGGAGTTCCTATTTATCTGTACCAGTCTTGGTGGTTTCAGTTAGCTGTTCCTTTTCTTTGTGTACAGGTTTGATGTTGCCTTGTTGGTCCCACAGGCATCACCAGTTCTTGTGCTACGGCATATTGTTGTCGCCTCTGGTGCCCACTGTGAAGGTCAGTTCTACTCTTTCTTATTTGTTCTGATAATGTTATTAAGCATAATGAAATTCACACATTTGCTTTCAGGTGATGTTTATAATGGCGATAGATACATTATCGTGAGTGGGTCTACAGATGGTAGCATTACATTGTGGGACCTAACAGACACCATTCATGGCTTTATGCAACTAGTATCAGAGACGAAACCGCACATGGTTGTCGACTGCCAAAAGCGGCCCAAGACAGGAAGAGGGAGTCAGGGTGGTCGTCGTCGGTGGCGACCACTGGCAAACAGTTCTGTGAAAAAGGGTAACGAACAAGCATTGCTCCCCAGTGAGAACAATCTGAGTAGCTCGCGCGCTGCTGCAGAGAGTCCACATGAAACTTCAGGAGCGGCAGAAATCGAGGCCATAAAAAACACCGAGGACACAGTTTCAAGTACCCAGTCATGTGATGTACCTGAAGTGCAGCCATTGCAGATGTTCTCCGGTGTTCATCAGTCAGGCGTCAACTGCCTCCATGTTTCAGAGATGGAGCAGCGATCAAGCTCTGCACCTGGCATGTCTTACTGCATCGTAAGTGGCGGTGATGATCAGGCGGTTCAGTGTTTTGTTTTTA
It encodes:
- the LOC119304396 gene encoding uncharacterized protein LOC119304396; this encodes MAAGDRRLRLGSYLGDVSALSFLPSSPRPLLLAGTGSELLVYDLDAARLVASFRVFDGVRVHGIQPRAPPPADGLTLAVFGERRVKLLSLRVDAEDGGAVAVRLELEQRLPGFDHWVLDACFLEVDGLLAIGLGDNSVALWDLTDRVFVTRVNSPEKCLLYSMRMWGDSVQSLLVASGTILNEILIWKLVPETLSSSLLSSDELGATGVENRENVHLSDNKYMAVHIGRLKEHEGSIFRIAWSSDGSKFMSVSDDRSARMWMLSCQPQDLTNQTAKIDDVDIIPKLTLFGHSARIWDCCISDSIVITAGEDCTCCIWGMDGKLIKTFKEHIGRGLWRCLYDPSSLVLITAGFDSAIKVHHLCNSSFHDILEENVAPDGLKYDSEVFEISSPIVSGQHGALDSKSEYVRCLHFVQENVLYVATNNGYLHHAELSDTKDPRWTEVIQVTEKAPIICMDVMTVCSDISLDKEDIIALGDGRGNVTIVRLSSPSLEPKIDLSFTWPAEKDRQLLGLYWCKSLECSHIFTADPRGTLKLWNIRNALLSNGHGITTTQEASLIAMLESPFGARIMCLDVSLQDEILITGDKKGNIAAFPFHKTLASHDSSEAQQKIPLRDCFKGAHGISSVTSVQIITSASDHIEIHTTGGDGCICFFKYGRNVKNVEFVGMRQLKELGTIQSIYANHASGNQLVGTYAIGFTSADFIIWDLENDTKLVQISCGGWRRPYSYYLGTVPEYQNCFAFVKDHSIHVHRHWAPAQDRKLLPQVFHTQFHGREVHSLCFIDPASYSHPEKSTDLWIATGCEDGTVRLTGYSASSAGRWCSSKLLGEHVGGSAVRDTCFIPKTYTLADKSLNSSVSSADIWVENKDTTYILISVGSKQVLTAWILEPRISENNKHVCSSDLDLDTKQSSECSDNSDSAVTFQWLSTHMPPKLGTKRLKADHVKLNFEEGGKGNSSAQHNLAIMEQMENDWRYLSVTAFLLKHPATELTVCFVVVACSDATVIVRALLLPSRLWFDVALLVPQASPVLVLRHIVVASGAHCEGDVYNGDRYIIVSGSTDGSITLWDLTDTIHGFMQLVSETKPHMVVDCQKRPKTGRGSQGGRRRWRPLANSSVKKGNEQALLPSENNLSSSRAAAESPHETSGAAEIEAIKNTEDTVSSTQSCDVPEVQPLQMFSGVHQSGVNCLHVSEMEQRSSSAPGMSYCIVSGGDDQAVQCFVFTLGPLPGCSANTASLSSPCDNGELKILGQHTVPSAHGSAVKGIWTDGAWAFSTGLDQRIRCWKMGQSGKFAEHSHVIISVPEPETLDVFHDRGSGKYRIAVAGRGMQMVELSPPEDDSMKIA